A genomic region of Pseudomonas abietaniphila contains the following coding sequences:
- a CDS encoding MarR family winged helix-turn-helix transcriptional regulator gives MASSCANGSVRRASRRLGQIYDDAFVACGLKATQYSLLSQIARSGQPKMRDLAQVLVMDLSALGHTLKPLVRDGLVELQVDESDRRSRRVLLTEAGQKKYAEARKISERVSQVFDKTFGVEETVKLREALDFIASEDFARSLLDKLQSGDA, from the coding sequence ATGGCCAGCAGTTGCGCCAATGGCTCCGTGCGTCGGGCTTCTCGCCGCTTGGGTCAAATCTACGATGACGCTTTCGTGGCCTGCGGGTTGAAAGCCACCCAGTATTCATTGCTGTCGCAAATCGCGCGCAGCGGTCAGCCCAAGATGCGCGATCTCGCTCAGGTCCTGGTCATGGACCTTTCGGCCTTGGGCCATACCCTCAAACCCCTGGTCCGCGATGGCTTGGTAGAGCTGCAAGTCGACGAATCCGATCGTCGCAGCCGGCGCGTGCTGCTGACGGAAGCGGGCCAGAAGAAATACGCCGAAGCCCGCAAGATTTCCGAACGCGTGTCTCAGGTATTCGACAAGACCTTTGGCGTGGAAGAGACCGTAAAGCTGCGTGAAGCGCTGGACTTCATCGCCTCGGAAGACTTCGCACGATCGCTGCTCGACAAATTGCAGTCGGGTGACGCCTGA
- a CDS encoding methyl-accepting chemotaxis protein — MIVEVRSGTEQISAGLVQLQDQSRNINQILNRHASETDQAVTAINEMSATADSVAESATQTASFTQSANDAAKRSRDVVDEASVSVLALVAEVEDATQYVQEMQVDAKRITDVLGVIGGIAQQTNLLALNAAIEAARAGEQGRGFAVVADEVRALAGRTQQSTSEINEMLVRLEQGVSTAVGAMQKTKVSCQSTADRTSRVNEGLDGMAGSVLRIHDLSAHIATAAEQQSAVTEEINQNMVAIRHMVGELVGCGQQTDTSVDALVASNERLVAMIDRFKVR, encoded by the coding sequence ATGATCGTCGAGGTCCGCAGCGGCACCGAACAGATCTCCGCAGGCCTGGTGCAGTTGCAGGACCAGTCGCGCAACATCAACCAGATCCTCAATCGCCACGCGTCGGAAACCGATCAGGCTGTCACCGCGATCAACGAAATGAGCGCCACTGCCGACAGCGTTGCCGAAAGCGCCACGCAGACGGCCAGCTTTACCCAATCGGCCAACGATGCAGCGAAACGCTCGAGGGATGTGGTGGATGAGGCGTCGGTCAGCGTTCTGGCGCTGGTGGCCGAGGTTGAAGACGCGACCCAATACGTGCAGGAAATGCAGGTCGATGCCAAGCGCATTACCGATGTGCTCGGTGTGATCGGCGGGATCGCCCAGCAAACCAACCTGTTGGCGCTCAACGCGGCCATCGAGGCGGCGCGGGCGGGCGAGCAGGGCCGGGGCTTTGCGGTGGTGGCCGATGAAGTACGGGCGCTGGCGGGACGTACCCAACAGAGCACGTCGGAAATCAACGAGATGCTGGTGCGACTGGAACAGGGCGTGAGCACCGCTGTGGGCGCCATGCAGAAAACCAAGGTCAGTTGCCAATCCACCGCCGACCGCACCTCGCGGGTCAACGAAGGGCTGGACGGGATGGCAGGTTCGGTGCTGCGCATCCACGACCTCAGCGCCCATATCGCCACGGCCGCTGAACAGCAAAGCGCTGTGACCGAGGAGATCAATCAGAACATGGTCGCGATTAGGCACATGGTGGGGGAACTGGTCGGTTGCGGTCAGCAGACCGATACCAGCGTCGACGCACTGGTGGCGTCCAACGAAAGGCTGGTGGCGATGATTGATCGTTTCAAGGTGCGTTGA
- the pgm gene encoding phosphoglucomutase (alpha-D-glucose-1,6-bisphosphate-dependent), which produces MSISPFAGKLAPAELLVDLPRLVTAYYTGQPDASVATQRVSFGTSGHRGSSFDLSFNEWHVLAISQAICLYRQANGIDGPLFLGADTHALSTPAAASALEVLAANGVNVMISEGDEYTPTPAVSHAIICYNRGRTSGLADGIVITPSHNPPESGGFKYNPTNGGPADSHITKWIENKANELLAEKIVGVTRVTLEKALRADTTHRHDYLNTYVADLKNVIDMDAIRGANLRLGVDPLGGAGVRYWSAIGEHYGLNLDVVNKFVDPTFRFMSVDWDGKIRMDPSSNFAMQGLIGLKDRFQVAFACDPDHDRHGIVTPTGGLLAPNNYLAVSIDYLFQNRPDWRADAAVGKTVVSSGMIDRVTQRLGRRLYEVPVGFKFFAEGLYDGSLGFGGEESAGASFLRRDGTVWTTDKDGLIPALLAAEIRARKGRDPSEMYKALTDELGEPVSTRVEAKANFEQKALLSKLSPEQVTSTELAGEKITAILSKAPGNDQAIGGLKVMTENGWFAARPSGTEDIYKIYAESFKGEEHLKRLVAEAQVLVDGAIAPK; this is translated from the coding sequence ATGAGTATCAGTCCATTCGCAGGCAAACTGGCGCCTGCAGAATTGCTGGTCGATCTTCCTCGCCTGGTGACGGCGTATTACACCGGTCAGCCGGACGCTTCTGTCGCCACCCAGCGGGTTTCGTTTGGTACTTCTGGCCACCGTGGCAGCTCGTTCGACCTGAGTTTCAACGAGTGGCATGTGCTGGCAATCAGTCAAGCCATCTGCCTGTATCGCCAGGCGAACGGCATCGACGGCCCGCTGTTTCTCGGGGCCGACACCCACGCGTTGTCCACGCCTGCCGCCGCGTCGGCGCTGGAGGTCCTGGCCGCCAACGGTGTCAACGTGATGATTTCCGAAGGTGACGAGTACACACCGACGCCCGCCGTGTCCCACGCCATCATTTGCTATAACCGCGGCCGCACATCAGGGCTTGCGGACGGTATCGTCATTACGCCGTCGCACAATCCGCCGGAGAGTGGCGGCTTCAAATACAACCCTACCAATGGCGGTCCGGCCGACTCCCACATCACCAAGTGGATCGAAAACAAGGCCAACGAACTGCTCGCCGAGAAAATCGTCGGCGTGACCCGCGTGACCCTGGAAAAGGCGCTGCGCGCCGACACCACTCACCGCCATGACTACCTCAATACATACGTCGCCGACTTGAAAAACGTCATCGATATGGACGCGATTCGTGGCGCCAACCTGCGTCTGGGCGTCGATCCACTGGGCGGCGCGGGCGTGCGCTACTGGTCGGCGATCGGTGAGCACTACGGCCTGAACCTCGACGTGGTGAACAAGTTCGTCGACCCGACCTTCCGCTTCATGAGCGTCGACTGGGACGGCAAGATCCGCATGGACCCGTCGTCGAACTTCGCGATGCAAGGTCTGATCGGTCTCAAGGACCGTTTTCAGGTGGCCTTCGCCTGCGACCCGGACCACGACCGCCACGGCATCGTGACCCCGACCGGTGGCCTGCTGGCGCCGAACAATTACCTCGCGGTGTCCATCGACTACCTGTTCCAGAACCGCCCTGACTGGCGCGCCGACGCGGCAGTGGGCAAGACGGTGGTCAGCAGCGGCATGATCGACCGCGTGACTCAGCGTCTGGGTCGTCGCCTGTACGAGGTGCCGGTGGGCTTCAAGTTCTTCGCCGAAGGCTTGTATGACGGTTCATTGGGCTTCGGTGGCGAGGAGAGCGCGGGTGCGTCGTTCCTGCGCCGTGACGGTACGGTCTGGACCACGGACAAGGATGGTCTGATCCCGGCGTTGCTGGCGGCCGAAATCCGCGCTCGCAAGGGGCGTGATCCGAGCGAAATGTACAAGGCGCTGACGGATGAGTTAGGCGAACCGGTGTCGACCCGCGTTGAGGCCAAGGCCAACTTCGAGCAGAAGGCTTTGCTGAGCAAGCTGTCGCCGGAGCAAGTGACCTCGACGGAACTGGCGGGCGAGAAGATCACCGCCATCCTGAGCAAGGCGCCGGGCAACGATCAGGCGATTGGCGGTTTGAAGGTCATGACCGAGAATGGCTGGTTTGCAGCGCGTCCTTCGGGCACTGAAGACATTTACAAGATCTATGCCGAGAGCTTCAAGGGCGAGGAGCACCTCAAGCGCCTGGTGGCCGAGGCGCAGGTGTTGGTCGATGGCGCGATCGCGCCAAAATAA
- a CDS encoding DUF2934 domain-containing protein yields the protein MNVDEETVRQLAQLIWETEGRPEGQDARHWEMATKLAESAAMAPVRNAHRATVNTLFPAPDEEPDR from the coding sequence ATGAATGTCGACGAAGAGACTGTTCGTCAACTCGCGCAATTGATTTGGGAGACCGAAGGGCGGCCTGAGGGGCAGGACGCGCGGCATTGGGAGATGGCGACGAAACTCGCTGAATCGGCCGCCATGGCACCGGTGCGCAACGCTCATCGGGCGACCGTCAACACCCTGTTTCCGGCGCCTGATGAGGAGCCGGATCGTTAG
- a CDS encoding CBS domain-containing protein has product MTTVAELLKLKDKHHDEVHTVRPDQMVIDAIKLMAEMNIGAVPVVQGGKVVGIVSERDYARKMELAGRASVGTPVSEIMTHDVKTVGPHATVDHCMQIMTDRRLRHLPVVEHGHLVGLLSIGDLVKAAIAEQARLIDKMQEYIRGESY; this is encoded by the coding sequence ATGACGACCGTAGCCGAACTACTGAAGTTGAAAGACAAGCACCACGATGAAGTTCATACCGTCAGACCGGACCAGATGGTCATCGACGCGATCAAATTGATGGCCGAGATGAACATCGGTGCCGTACCGGTGGTTCAGGGCGGCAAGGTGGTCGGGATCGTCAGCGAGCGCGATTACGCACGCAAGATGGAACTGGCCGGGCGCGCCTCGGTGGGCACGCCGGTGAGTGAAATCATGACCCATGATGTGAAAACGGTGGGTCCGCACGCGACGGTCGATCACTGCATGCAGATCATGACTGACCGCCGCCTGCGCCACCTGCCGGTGGTGGAACATGGCCATCTGGTGGGTTTGCTGTCGATCGGTGACCTGGTCAAGGCCGCCATCGCCGAACAGGCCAGACTGATCGACAAAATGCAGGAATACATTCGCGGCGAGAGTTATTGA
- a CDS encoding MFS transporter, protein MGWLLFALAMGAFAIGTTEFASMTLLPFIASDFQTTQPLTGHAISAYALGVVVGSPVIMVLGVRLPRRALLVGLAAFIGIANALSAIAPSLPWLVFFRFLSGFPHGAYFGVAMLLAASLVPKNQRAQAVSRVFMGLTIATIIGVPFATWIGQTVGWRWGMAIVAVLAAITALLIRSLAPASPAQADASPLRELNALRSRQVWLTLGIAGIGFGGVFCVYTYLAATLIEVTHASNFMIPVVMAVFGLGTTVGNLVCGWAADRATMRAAGISLGFTALVLALYPSALKTCGC, encoded by the coding sequence ATGGGCTGGCTGCTCTTCGCACTCGCCATGGGCGCGTTCGCGATTGGCACGACCGAATTCGCGTCCATGACGCTGCTGCCGTTCATTGCGAGCGACTTTCAGACCACCCAACCGCTGACCGGACATGCCATCAGCGCCTACGCACTGGGTGTGGTCGTCGGCTCTCCGGTGATCATGGTGTTGGGCGTGAGGCTCCCGCGCCGGGCATTATTGGTGGGGCTCGCGGCCTTCATCGGCATCGCCAACGCCCTCAGCGCGATTGCACCGAGCCTGCCGTGGTTGGTGTTCTTCCGATTTCTCAGTGGCTTTCCTCACGGCGCCTACTTTGGTGTCGCGATGCTCCTCGCCGCCTCGCTGGTCCCGAAAAACCAGCGCGCCCAAGCGGTGTCCCGCGTGTTCATGGGGCTGACCATCGCCACCATCATCGGCGTGCCGTTCGCCACCTGGATCGGCCAGACCGTCGGGTGGCGCTGGGGCATGGCCATCGTCGCGGTGCTGGCGGCGATCACCGCCTTGCTGATTCGCAGCCTGGCGCCCGCCTCGCCTGCGCAAGCTGATGCCAGCCCGCTGCGCGAACTCAATGCGCTGCGCTCCCGGCAGGTGTGGCTGACGCTGGGCATCGCGGGTATCGGGTTCGGTGGTGTGTTCTGTGTTTACACCTACCTGGCGGCGACCCTGATCGAAGTGACCCACGCGTCGAACTTCATGATTCCCGTGGTCATGGCCGTGTTCGGCCTGGGCACGACGGTCGGTAACCTGGTCTGCGGCTGGGCGGCGGATCGCGCCACCATGCGCGCCGCCGGTATTTCACTGGGTTTCACGGCACTGGTACTCGCCCTTTACCCCTCGGCCCTGAAAACCTGTGGCTGCTGA
- a CDS encoding PLP-dependent aminotransferase family protein: protein MNNNKTDFAYQMVYRYLSRLTNELPEGPAVKLPSLRLLARRLRVSISTVQNAYSLLEKEGRICSVPKSGYYALPQPCNDVHCEGDDVLERYQASVRRSDMFVFGADEPTLLQSLDGALLNLERDLMRHYPCQPDPRFQPFGDIELRTALAASYTSSAERCWHPDNVFIGPDKTGVLKTVLKALQLRDSAVLVESPCGWSVLRTLQSFGIRVIEWCANPEGVVDTDELSGLLRHGDIKMAILSSRMTPVRGRVMALEQRQRLAQVLNRHGLWVLENDSQGGLCFDEQVEPLHTFIDPERLMILGAFDKTIGLEAPFGYLLSRHSRPLWHQQMLLRSFRLPPIRQKAIARLYSSGQLDRHLQSLRISLQERTTQLGMMIEHYLGDDVRFERPGGGATLWLDSAHRVDMTRVFERLLDQRIVVAPGELFSVRGLHQQSLCLSGAADWSQNIESMLVIIRNALMQERLV from the coding sequence ATGAATAACAACAAGACCGATTTTGCCTACCAGATGGTGTACCGCTACCTGTCGAGGCTGACCAATGAGCTGCCCGAAGGACCGGCGGTCAAGTTGCCGTCGCTGCGTTTGCTGGCACGCCGGCTGCGCGTGTCGATTTCCACGGTGCAGAACGCCTACTCGTTGCTGGAAAAGGAAGGCCGTATCTGTTCGGTGCCCAAGTCCGGTTATTACGCATTGCCTCAGCCGTGCAACGACGTCCATTGCGAAGGTGACGATGTGCTCGAACGCTATCAAGCGAGCGTCCGGCGCTCGGACATGTTTGTCTTCGGCGCCGATGAGCCGACGCTGCTTCAGTCACTGGACGGGGCGCTGTTGAACCTCGAGCGCGATCTCATGCGCCATTACCCTTGTCAGCCCGATCCGCGCTTTCAGCCGTTTGGCGACATCGAATTGCGTACGGCATTGGCGGCGTCCTACACCTCGTCCGCCGAACGTTGCTGGCACCCGGACAATGTGTTTATCGGCCCGGACAAGACCGGTGTGTTGAAAACCGTTTTGAAAGCCCTTCAGCTTCGTGACAGTGCAGTGCTGGTTGAATCCCCGTGCGGCTGGAGCGTGCTGCGTACGCTGCAGTCCTTCGGCATCCGGGTCATTGAGTGGTGCGCAAATCCCGAGGGCGTCGTCGACACCGATGAGCTGAGCGGATTGTTGCGCCATGGCGACATCAAAATGGCGATTCTGTCGTCGCGCATGACCCCTGTTCGAGGGCGCGTCATGGCACTGGAGCAGCGTCAGCGGCTGGCTCAGGTGTTAAACCGGCATGGGCTGTGGGTCCTGGAAAACGACAGCCAGGGCGGGCTGTGTTTTGACGAGCAGGTCGAGCCGCTGCACACCTTCATCGACCCCGAGCGGCTGATGATACTCGGGGCGTTCGACAAGACGATCGGTCTTGAAGCACCGTTTGGTTACCTGTTGAGCCGCCACTCGCGGCCTCTCTGGCATCAGCAGATGCTGCTGCGCTCGTTTCGCCTGCCGCCGATCAGACAGAAAGCCATCGCACGTTTGTACAGCTCCGGGCAGTTGGACCGTCATCTGCAAAGCTTGCGCATCAGCCTTCAGGAGCGGACGACCCAGCTGGGGATGATGATCGAACACTATCTGGGTGACGACGTGCGTTTCGAGCGCCCCGGTGGCGGGGCGACGCTCTGGCTGGACAGTGCGCATCGCGTCGACATGACGCGGGTGTTCGAGCGTTTGCTGGATCAACGCATCGTTGTCGCACCCGGGGAGCTGTTCAGCGTGCGCGGTCTGCATCAGCAAAGCCTGTGCCTGAGCGGTGCGGCGGACTGGAGCCAGAACATCGAATCAATGCTGGTGATCATCAGAAACGCACTGATGCAGGAACGTTTGGTCTAG
- a CDS encoding ATP-dependent DNA helicase — translation MASELPVAAPSPVVDPQAGYTVAVRALCEFTAKAGDLDLRFTPSPTALEGIAGHRTVAARRGPQYQPEVAVSGVYHELTVRGRADGYDAALNQLEEIKTYRGDLEAMPDNHRQLHWAQAKVYGWLICQQLQLAEVNVALVYFNIVSEQETVIRERYSAAQLKAFYEAHCEIFLQWARQEVAHVQERNQALTALRFPHPEFRSGQRVLAESVYKAVSTGRCLMAQAPTGIGKTIGTVFPMLKAAPSQKLDKVFFLTAKTPGRKLALDALSVIGRSAPQLSLRVLELVARDKACEYPTNACNGDSCPLAKGFYDRLPAARSEALTSPWLDQAGLRDVALRHQVCPYYLSQELARWADVVIADYNYYFDLSALLFGLCQFNQWRVAVLVDEAHNMVERARQMYSASLDQHAMNQVRQVAPEPLKKSLQRVNREWNALHKDQVAPYQAYPGTPAKFLASLTLCVAAFGDYFNDHPQAANGELQRFYFDALQFGRIAELFDAHYLFDISKRETGKKALSRLTLRNVVPAGFVRPRLTAARSTVLFSATLNPRHYYRDLLGLPDNTAWVDVESPFQRAQLDVHIVSRISTRYTHRQASLGPIVALMAEQFQARPGNYLAFFSSFDYLQQVADLMAATHPHVPMWQQSRGMAEADRQAFLDRFTPDSQGVGFAVLGGAFGEGIDLPGARLIGAFIATLGLAQINPVNEQLKHRMGLLFGAGYDYTYLYPGMQKVVQAAGRVIRGQDDRGVVMLIDDRFAERKIQQLLPAWWQL, via the coding sequence ATGGCCAGTGAGCTGCCTGTTGCTGCACCGAGTCCGGTGGTCGACCCGCAAGCCGGGTATACGGTCGCCGTGCGGGCGCTGTGCGAATTCACTGCCAAGGCCGGGGATCTCGATCTGCGCTTCACACCATCTCCCACCGCGCTGGAAGGCATCGCAGGCCATCGCACGGTCGCGGCGCGACGAGGACCGCAGTACCAGCCCGAAGTGGCCGTGAGCGGTGTCTATCATGAATTGACGGTGCGGGGCAGGGCAGACGGTTATGACGCCGCGCTCAATCAGCTGGAAGAAATCAAGACCTACCGTGGCGACCTTGAGGCAATGCCCGACAACCATCGACAGTTGCACTGGGCGCAGGCGAAGGTCTATGGCTGGCTGATCTGTCAGCAACTTCAGTTGGCTGAGGTGAACGTTGCGCTGGTCTATTTCAATATCGTCAGCGAGCAGGAAACGGTGATTCGCGAGCGGTATTCAGCGGCGCAACTCAAAGCGTTTTACGAGGCGCACTGCGAGATCTTCCTGCAGTGGGCGCGGCAGGAAGTGGCCCATGTTCAGGAGCGCAATCAGGCGCTGACCGCGCTCAGGTTTCCGCATCCCGAATTTCGCAGCGGCCAGCGGGTTTTGGCCGAGTCCGTCTATAAGGCTGTCAGCACGGGGCGCTGTCTGATGGCGCAGGCGCCGACCGGCATCGGCAAGACCATCGGCACGGTGTTCCCGATGCTCAAAGCGGCGCCGAGTCAGAAGCTGGACAAGGTGTTCTTCCTCACTGCTAAAACCCCAGGCCGCAAGCTGGCGCTCGACGCCTTGAGCGTGATCGGCCGCAGCGCGCCGCAACTCAGCTTGCGGGTGCTGGAACTGGTCGCCCGGGACAAGGCCTGCGAGTACCCGACCAACGCCTGCAACGGTGACTCCTGCCCGCTGGCCAAAGGCTTTTACGACCGGCTTCCGGCCGCGCGCAGCGAGGCGTTGACCTCTCCGTGGCTGGATCAGGCGGGTCTGCGCGATGTCGCGTTGCGGCATCAGGTCTGTCCGTATTACCTGAGCCAGGAGTTGGCGCGTTGGGCTGACGTGGTCATCGCCGATTACAACTATTATTTCGACCTCAGCGCCTTGCTGTTCGGGCTGTGCCAGTTCAATCAGTGGCGCGTTGCAGTGCTGGTGGACGAGGCGCACAACATGGTGGAACGCGCCCGGCAGATGTACAGCGCAAGCCTCGATCAGCACGCGATGAACCAGGTGCGACAGGTGGCGCCGGAGCCGTTGAAGAAATCCCTGCAACGGGTCAATCGTGAATGGAACGCGCTGCACAAGGATCAGGTCGCGCCGTATCAGGCTTACCCCGGTACGCCCGCGAAGTTTCTCGCCAGCCTCACGCTGTGCGTCGCGGCGTTCGGCGATTACTTCAACGACCATCCGCAGGCGGCGAATGGTGAGCTGCAACGTTTCTACTTCGACGCCCTTCAGTTCGGGCGCATTGCCGAGTTGTTCGACGCGCACTATCTGTTCGATATCAGCAAACGAGAGACAGGCAAAAAAGCGCTCTCGCGGTTGACCCTGCGCAACGTGGTCCCGGCGGGATTCGTGCGCCCGCGCCTGACCGCCGCTCGGAGCACGGTGCTGTTTTCTGCCACGCTCAACCCTCGTCACTACTACCGTGATCTGTTGGGGCTGCCGGATAACACGGCGTGGGTCGACGTGGAGTCGCCGTTCCAGCGCGCGCAACTGGACGTGCACATCGTCAGTCGCATTTCCACGCGTTACACCCACCGGCAGGCCTCGCTTGGACCGATTGTCGCGCTGATGGCCGAGCAGTTTCAGGCGCGGCCGGGCAACTACCTGGCGTTTTTCAGCAGTTTTGATTACTTGCAACAGGTGGCCGACTTGATGGCGGCAACCCATCCGCACGTTCCAATGTGGCAGCAGTCCCGTGGCATGGCTGAAGCCGACCGGCAGGCGTTTCTCGACCGCTTTACCCCGGACAGCCAAGGCGTGGGTTTCGCCGTGTTGGGCGGCGCCTTCGGCGAAGGGATCGACCTTCCAGGCGCGCGCTTGATTGGCGCCTTCATCGCGACCCTGGGGCTGGCGCAGATCAACCCCGTCAACGAGCAACTTAAACACCGCATGGGCCTGTTGTTCGGCGCGGGTTACGACTACACCTATCTTTACCCCGGCATGCAGAAAGTGGTGCAGGCCGCGGGGAGGGTGATTCGCGGGCAAGACGATCGCGGCGTGGTGATGCTGATCGATGACCGTTTCGCCGAACGCAAGATTCAGCAATTGTTGCCCGCCTGGTGGCAACTTTGA
- the mltA gene encoding murein transglycosylase A, giving the protein MTTSLHWRRFLFCLAPLIALLAACDGGAPKTKPSEATTYVSVEWDKLPAVSDQDLMAGYNSWFSACKRLAKDPVWGPTCAMAAQVQPNPAAVRDFLKNQLQVYSLRSSEHGANGLITGYYEPIYKGSEQHNDQHPVAIYGVPDDLIIVNLDSIYPELKGKRLRGRLDGRVLRPYDDAATIGEKGVNAPVLAWLENPIDLQFLQIQGSGRVQLDNGRQLRIAYADQNGHPYKPVGRWLVEQGQLTKDEVSMGRIRDWAIAHPERVNELLGSNPSYVFFTLRPDSNEGPRGSLNVPLTAGYSVAIDRKVIPLGSLLWLSSTRPDGTPLVRPVAAQDTGGAIAGEVRADMFWGTGDAAGELAGNMKQQGQIWMLWPKGAALPNAKPKG; this is encoded by the coding sequence ATGACCACAAGCCTGCACTGGCGCCGCTTTTTGTTCTGCCTCGCTCCGCTGATCGCACTGCTCGCTGCCTGCGACGGTGGCGCGCCCAAAACCAAACCTTCCGAGGCCACGACGTACGTCAGCGTGGAATGGGACAAGCTGCCCGCCGTCAGCGACCAGGACTTGATGGCGGGTTACAACAGCTGGTTTTCAGCGTGCAAGCGTCTGGCCAAAGACCCGGTCTGGGGCCCCACCTGCGCCATGGCCGCACAGGTACAACCGAACCCTGCTGCGGTTCGCGACTTTCTCAAGAACCAGCTGCAGGTCTATAGCCTGCGGTCGTCGGAGCATGGCGCCAACGGCCTGATCACCGGGTACTACGAGCCGATTTACAAAGGCAGCGAACAGCACAACGATCAACACCCGGTGGCGATCTATGGCGTGCCGGATGACCTGATCATCGTCAACCTCGACAGCATCTACCCTGAACTCAAGGGCAAACGCTTGCGCGGCCGCCTGGACGGTCGTGTCCTGCGTCCTTACGACGACGCCGCCACCATCGGCGAGAAAGGCGTTAACGCACCGGTGCTCGCCTGGCTGGAAAATCCTATTGACCTGCAATTCCTACAGATTCAGGGTTCGGGCCGGGTGCAACTCGACAACGGCCGGCAGCTGCGCATCGCCTACGCCGACCAGAACGGCCATCCGTACAAACCGGTCGGTCGCTGGCTGGTGGAACAAGGCCAGTTGACCAAGGACGAGGTGTCGATGGGCCGGATTCGTGACTGGGCCATCGCCCATCCCGAGCGGGTCAATGAGCTGCTGGGGAGCAACCCGAGCTACGTGTTCTTTACCCTGCGCCCTGACAGCAACGAAGGCCCACGCGGGTCGCTCAATGTGCCGCTGACGGCCGGTTACAGTGTGGCCATCGACCGCAAGGTGATTCCGCTGGGCAGCCTGCTGTGGTTGTCTTCGACCCGACCTGACGGCACGCCGCTGGTTCGGCCCGTTGCCGCGCAAGACACCGGCGGCGCTATTGCCGGCGAAGTCCGTGCCGACATGTTCTGGGGCACCGGCGATGCCGCGGGCGAACTGGCGGGCAACATGAAACAACAAGGACAAATCTGGATGTTGTGGCCCAAAGGCGCAGCATTGCCTAACGCCAAACCCAAGGGATGA
- a CDS encoding GNAT family N-acetyltransferase encodes MSAEPIASETVTLTGDAVALVPLQAEHAARLLQAAGDGELWNMKVTVVPGPATVDAYIATALAGRQAGTVMPFAIVRRDTGQIVGSTRFWKIDRKNRKLEIGHTWLSQSVQRSGLNTEMKYLLLTYAFEVMQCVRVQFTTDELNEKSRAAILRIGATQEGIVRHERIMPDGRKRNSVRFSIIDDEWAHVKAMLQQKIERLR; translated from the coding sequence ATGAGTGCAGAACCGATAGCGAGTGAAACGGTGACGCTGACCGGCGACGCCGTGGCGTTGGTGCCATTGCAGGCCGAACATGCCGCGCGGCTGTTGCAGGCTGCGGGGGATGGCGAGCTCTGGAATATGAAGGTTACGGTCGTGCCGGGACCGGCGACCGTCGATGCCTATATCGCGACCGCACTGGCCGGGCGCCAGGCGGGCACCGTCATGCCCTTTGCCATCGTACGCCGTGACACGGGGCAGATAGTGGGCAGCACACGCTTCTGGAAGATCGACCGCAAGAACCGCAAGCTGGAAATCGGCCATACCTGGCTGAGCCAGTCGGTCCAGCGTTCAGGCCTGAACACCGAAATGAAATACCTGCTGCTGACGTATGCGTTCGAGGTGATGCAGTGCGTGCGCGTGCAGTTCACGACAGACGAGCTCAACGAAAAGTCCCGGGCGGCCATCCTGCGCATCGGCGCGACGCAGGAAGGCATCGTGCGCCATGAACGCATCATGCCCGATGGCCGCAAGCGTAATTCGGTACGGTTCAGCATCATCGACGATGAGTGGGCGCACGTGAAAGCCATGTTGCAGCAGAAGATCGAGCGTTTGCGCTGA
- a CDS encoding DUF6021 family protein, with protein sequence MEINPNAPGNISQKGVNSQADNETGFDPRAQGGAGQPDPADEELGFDPESPDVSDPAVDPLHPARTSNDPDPSADDHKKTGSVPGGR encoded by the coding sequence ATGGAGATCAATCCAAACGCGCCCGGCAACATTTCCCAGAAAGGCGTAAACAGCCAGGCCGACAACGAAACCGGCTTCGACCCGCGCGCGCAGGGCGGTGCGGGTCAACCAGACCCTGCGGATGAAGAGCTGGGATTCGACCCCGAGTCGCCTGATGTGTCCGATCCGGCTGTGGACCCTCTGCATCCCGCGCGAACCAGCAACGATCCTGATCCCTCTGCGGACGATCACAAGAAAACGGGCTCTGTGCCGGGCGGCCGTTGA
- a CDS encoding glycine zipper domain-containing protein, whose product MNQTINNLTDTLSDNLYEKTRAQLNTFLDETNALLAAGDALNEDRTALARERLAAFLKGSAEAAVHVEGQPPVTRVLNDARHYVKANPWIALGAAAGVGLLVSLLLKRNHP is encoded by the coding sequence ATGAACCAGACGATCAATAATCTGACCGATACCTTGAGCGACAATCTGTACGAGAAAACCCGTGCTCAGTTGAATACGTTTCTCGATGAAACCAACGCATTGCTCGCTGCTGGGGATGCGCTGAATGAAGACCGGACCGCGCTGGCGCGGGAGCGGTTGGCAGCCTTTCTGAAGGGTTCTGCGGAGGCTGCGGTCCATGTGGAGGGGCAGCCGCCTGTCACTCGGGTTCTGAATGATGCCAGGCATTACGTCAAAGCCAATCCGTGGATTGCGCTAGGCGCGGCGGCGGGCGTCGGGCTGCTCGTCAGTCTGCTGCTTAAACGTAACCATCCTTGA